From Poecile atricapillus isolate bPoeAtr1 chromosome 11, bPoeAtr1.hap1, whole genome shotgun sequence, one genomic window encodes:
- the PEX11A gene encoding peroxisomal membrane protein 11A yields MEGFVNFTNRSQGRDQLFRATQYTCMLLSYLIENKADKKKLVKKLKQLESSMSSGRKMFRLGNTVHALVAARRAAELPDVVTRLCLMASHLSRALYLMCDTVLWLRSVGLQPHIDKSKWHNWATKCYYCSLLMNLARDWYEISWRLEQAALEEKTKEDSSWQKHSEELGGVKSDGLHNFLHQLFQILKRNPPVLLDLVKNLCDLSGPLDTLGIYKTSPGVIGFCGLLSSLVGILTLASPHLKLKQ; encoded by the exons ATGGAGGGCTTCGTGAACTTCACCAACCGCAGCCAGGGCCGCGACCAGCTCTTCCG agCCACTCAGTACACATGCATGTTGCTTAGCTATTTAATAGAGAATAAAGCCGATAAAAAGAAGCTGGTAAAGAAACTCAAGCAGTTGGAATCTAGCATGAGCTCTGGCCGGAAAA TGTTCAGACTGGGCAACACGGTGCATGCCTTGgtggcagccaggagagctgcagagctgccagacGTGGTTACTCGCCTGTGCCTGATGGCCTCGCACCTGAGCCGGGCCCTGTACCTCATGTGTGACACCGTGCTGTGGCTGAGGAGCGTCGGGCTCCAGCCACACATCGACAAATCCAAGTGGCACAACTGGGCTACCAAGTGCTACTACTGCTCACTCCTGATGAATCTGGCCAGGGACTGGTATGAGATCTCCTGGAGGCTGGAACAAGCTGCACTGGAAGAGAAGACAAAGGAGGATTCCTCCTGGCAGAAACACAGCGAGGAACTAGGTGGTGTGAAAAGTGATGGTTTGCACAATTTTCTCCACCAGCTCTTTCAGATATTGAAAAGGaatcctcctgtgctgctggactTGGTGAAGAACCTCTGTGATCTCTCAGGCCCTTTGGATACATTGGGAATCTACAAGACCAGCCCAGGAGTGATTGGCTTTTGCggcctcctctcctccctggtgGGCATCCTCACATTAGCAAGCCCACATCTGAAGCTGAAACAGTGA
- the WDR93 gene encoding WD repeat-containing protein 93: MAVNTWKHPLGIPPPSEKDWPKEDEDFFLLDPDRKRDVLPQPFRMISKLVMQVFESAMEIIERREMLREAQKLKVQPQKCFPTAEFQVNERANCLAVSGKYVFVGLSVGLAAFSTCDFKDVCAWDAAKTEICAIHALDLGNECHVLLAVDEMGLAWLFCFHKESFLLVKILNEVEDISQRSTCVEVVLPRGGDYAGILLQGNTKAWLEIYQLPKDSWLTEMEKNAGAAEELACSERRSSCSPEELPASAIQADVELDPPVLLLTVRPPKPITGTSFKDPLDALKKVDDGSMLGLGYNHLIKDSQWELQEAIFRSTYQEYLEAEGVVKEEIPRYATFHFLLPSRILMGPEMEVQPDIPVGIGVHWDGNHNFCLYLLNHSLKEKVDSDLKPDVVWPCAAPIACSAVSSCSRYLALAGEDATITIWDKHLGYPLSVTAILEERFIRSIHFLCGSPAASNETDPVCCGADPACCGAGPVCPIIQLLVLCTDSSFYLVKAPMAGKSSITLLADRPENPNLTVSAVVPVLAFPSSVLIFSWDGTVSLMNTDTSQAVYCFCTPPSHAVAPPWQPVFTVDSVNCCLLLRGDEQQQADDWFQSKATHSTIFLFDFNSYPLKEAFPKKPDLPLKPLQELQWFERCNIFLHDRFHFLPERQQILLEMEEQEYWDCLQAQAAAMDKEREKVKGGKKQ; encoded by the exons ATGGCGGTGAATACCTGGAAGCATCCCCTGGGCATTCCTCCACCATCTGAAAAGGACTGGCCAAAGGAAGACGAGGATTTCTTCCTGCTGGATCCTGATCGAAAGCGTGATGTGCTGCCGCAGCCCTTCAGGATGATCAGCAAACTGGTGATGCAGGTTTTTGAGAGTGCTATGGAAATCATTGAAAGAAGGGAGATGCTCCGAGAAGCACAAAAACTAAAGGTCCAGCCCCAAAAATGCTTTCCTACAGCTGAATTCCAG GTAAATGAAAGAGCCAATTGCCTTGCAGTGTCTGGAAAATACGTCTTTGTTGGTCTGTCTGTGGGTCTGGCTGCCTTCAGCACGTGTGACTTCAAGGATGTCTGTGCTTGGGATGCAGCCAAGACAGAGATCTGTGCCATCCATGCCTTGGATTTGGGGAATGAGTGCCATGTCCTGCTTGCTGTGGATGAAATGG GGCTTGCCTGGCTCTTCTGCTTTCACAAGGAAAGCTTCCTGCTCGTTAAAATCCTGAATGAAGTG GAGGACATCAGCCAGCGAAGCACTTGTGTGGAGGTGGTGCTGCCCCGAGGAGGTGATTATGCAGGAATCCTGCTGCAAGGCAA CACAAAAGCTTGGCTGGAGATCTACCAATTGCCTAAGGACTCCTGGCTGACAGAGATGGAAAAgaatgcaggagctgcagaagagcTGGCTTGCAGTGAGAGGAGGTCAAGCTGCTCACCTGAG GAGCTCCCTGCGTCTGCAATCCAAGCTGACGTAGAGCTGGatccccctgtgctgctgctgacagtgAGGCCACCCAAACCCATAACAG GCACGAGTTTTAAAGACCCTTTGGATGCCTTGAAGAAAGTGGATGATGGCAGCATGCTTGGCTTGGGGTACAACCACCTAATCAAGGATTcccagtgggagctgcaggaagcaaTCTTCCGTAGCACTTATCAGGAGTATCTGGAGGCTGAGGGTGTGGTCAAGGAGGAGATCCCCAG ATATGCTACCTTTCATTTCCTCCTTCCTAGTCGGATTCTGATGGGACCAGAAATGGAAGTACAGCCAG ACATTCCAGTTGGCATCGGTGTGCATTGGGATGGAAACCACAATTTCTGCTTGTACTTACTTAACCATTCACTCAAGGAAAAAGTGG ATTCAGATCTGAAACCTGATGTTGTGTGGCCATGTGCAGCTCCAATTGCCTGCTCAGCTGTCAGTTCCTGCTCCAGGTACCTGGCACTGGCCGGTGAAGATGCAACAATAACTATTTGGGATAAACACCTAG gATACCCACTGTCTGTGACTGCCATTCTAGAGGAACGTTTCATCCGTAGCATCCACTTTCTTTGTGGTTCTCCAGCTGCCAGTAATGAGACAGATCCTGTCTGTTGTGGTGCAGATCCTGCCTGCTGTGGTGCAGGTCCTGTCTGTCCCATCATACAGCTTCTAGTGCTGTGTACAGACAGCTCTTTCTATTTGGTGAAAGCACCTATGGCTGGGAAGTCCAGCATCACACTCCTGGCAGACAG GCCTGAAAATCCAAATCTTACTGTCAGTGCAGTGGTGCCTGTCCTGGCCTTCCCCAGCTCA GTCCTGATCTTCTCCTGGGATGGCACAGTGTCCCTGATGAACACGGACACATCACAGGCTGTTTACTGCTTCTGCACTCCACCTTCTCATGCTGTAGCACCCCCCTGGCAGCCAGTGTTCACAGTGGATAGTGTGAACTGCTGCTTGCTGCTCCGAG gagatgagcagcagcaggcagatgATTGGTTCCAGAGCAAAGCCACTCACAGCACCATCTTCCTTTTTGACTTCAACTCCTACCCACTGAAGGAGGCTTTCCCAAAGAAACCAGATTTGCCTCTCAAACCCTTGCAGGAACTGCAGTGGTTTGAGAGGTGTAACATTTTCCTACATGATAGGTTTCACTTTCTGCCTGAGAG GCAGCAGATACTGCTGGAAATGGAGGAGCAGGAATACTGGGATTGTCTGCAGGCACAAGCAGCTGCCATGgacaaagagagagagaaagtgaagggagggaagaagcaGTAG